AAGCCAGATTTTGCAGTAGGGGAAAACTGGAATTCTCTTGCTTATGGAGATGATAGGAAACCTAACCCCAACCAGGATGCACATCGTGGTGCTCTAGCTGAATGGGTAGGGTCTGCAGGTGGGGCTGTCACTGCATTTGATTTCACAACCAAAGGGATTCTCCAAGCAGCTGTGGAAGGGGAGTTATGGAGGTTAAAGGACTCCAATGGAAAGCCACCAGGATTGATTGGAATAAAGCCAGAAAGCGCTGTGACATTTATTGACAACCATGACACAGGGTCTACTCAAAATCTTTGGCCATTCCCCTCTGATAAAGTCATGCAGGGTTATGCTTACATTCTAACTCATCCTGGCACCCCAACCATTGTAATTTCCATCttatttattcatataattttttttctgaaGATGGCTAATAATTAATAAGGGTATCATACCAACTTTGTTGACCAAAAGTGATTGTTTTATGCTTTGCAGTTCTATGACCATTTCTTTGATTGGGGTTTAAAGGAGGAAATAAGCAAATTGACTGCAATTAGGTCGAGGAATGGGATCAATACCAGAAGCATTGTGAGCATACTAGCATCTGATGGTGATTTATATGTAGCTGGGATTGATGATAAGATCATCATGAAGATTGGGCCAAAGATGGATCTTGGAAACCTCATTCCCTCAAACTTCCAGGTTTCTACCTCTGGCAAAGATTACTGTGTGTGGGAGAAAAAGTGAAGAATAGAAAGATTTTGTGCTTAATCAATGTCATATTATATTCTGTTACTAATACTTTAATGTAGAATAAAGTTTGGCCGCCCTTGAGCTGCTCAATCTAAGCCCCTATTAGTAGGTCTCTGGTCACTTGTGTGAGGCCGAAATTAGTGAGGAGCATATGTGAGGAGCATGTACACCTCAAGCTACAAGCAATCTTTAAAAACATGTTATAGAGTGAAACGAGGGCTGGTCAGAATAATAATGCAGCTAGGTCCCCAACATGACCAAGATATGATAACAACTATAAACAACTCTCTGAAGCACAACCAAGGGATGATAACAACTGCTTAAGGAACTAATtcttaaaagagagaaaaatggtTAGATAACTAAGCATCATTGCTGATTACACTGAAGTACTACAAAGAGAAGCTATACACTATTAAAGGTCTTGTAGACAAATAGCCCTAAAAAATTGTCTAATATCTTCTACACCACACCAGGTGTAATACATCCCTATAATAAATGGCAACTCAAAGTAAAGAAAACAACAGAATCCAAAACATAAGATGAACTACAACAGCCGACTATTTGGTCTCTTTTTTTCCCATAGTTATTTAAAGTTTACGAACGGTTCACCTGCGCAGAGGTTGCAGGTCAGCTTTCTCAGTTGTTTTAGTTTTACCAATGGCCATCTCTCAAATACTTTCACGAATGGCTGTCGCGTGCCCACATTCAACCTCCCCTCCCACTCCTGCACTATCAGTATCAATCAAATTGGTCAAAACTGAAAATTAGACACGAACATATCAAATCAAACACAATTGACCCAAACATGGAAACGGGCGCACACACACATCTAAGTACCTACACATATATCAAATCAAACACAACTGACCTAAACATGGAAACAAGCACACAAAAATCTAAGTACCTACACATATATAGCAAATCAAACACAACTGACCCAAACATGGAAACGGGCACCCAAACACACACATATCTAAGTACCTAGACTGAAGCTTCACCAAACAAACAGGTTGATTATGGCGAGAAAGGTCGagttcacacacacacacatacacaaagtACCTAGACTAAAGCTTCACCGAACAGGTTTATTATAGCGAGAAAGGTCGAGTTAACATCTTAAAATGGAGATTAAATATAATATCATTGAGGTGTTTTATGTTTGCATTATAAAACCAATCTCCAAGTATGAAAATGCGCGCCTCAACCAGAAGATTGAGGAAAGGCTGGCTTCATGAATTACATGCGGCTCCAAATAACCCAACAACGCTGTAAATTAAAGGTTTAACAAATCCATTCATATCTTCATTGCCCACATCAAATACGTCTACAAGTTACAGAACTTaaggataaaattaaaagaacaaGATCCAGGAAGAAAGTTTGCGAATACTCTGGTGCCAAAATTGTTCCATTTCTCttgtaatgaaaaataaacGTTTGCAAAATtacccaaataaataaaacatggttttttttttttttaatcagtaaataaaactttattgatcATAATAATAGGCAAACCCCAAGTACACGggtcatatacaagagcaacccCTATGAGTGATGTTCTAGTGATACAACTTTGTATTATAAGTTACTGCTACCAGCTATCTAGTCTTGTGAGCTTTGGCcaacttcttctttcttttcttcacgGCTTTAGGCACTTTACTCTTCCGAGCCTCCCTCTTCTcctcttttactttctttttgttctcttttctAGCAGCTTTCTTGTCCACAGGAACCTCTAACTCAGTTTCTGAGGAGGAACTCCCTTCTGTATCGCTTGAGTTCTCTTCATCACTGACATCTTGAGACTCAATTACACTCGTGAGAGGACTAGACTGAGCCGCTGGATTAACAGAGGAATCTTTACCAGGGTCTGCTTCTTTTTCAATGGGAGTACGCTGAGCAATTGAAAGAGCATGCTTGAGTCCCGTGATAGTCTGATAGTACATATCTCCCGTGTCTTGGCCACTGGTTATCCGTTGCACATCCTCCTCAGCATTCTTTACATGTTCTAGGGTCTTTGGGATGAATGACTGTAAAAACATACAAAACAAACAGAACATTCAACCATTTTTACATAATCACAATTTAATGGGGTCCATTCTATCACTGAATCTTTCAGGTTTTCAGAAGTGCACATACCCATACATGCAAAGATGTACACACACTCACACCAGCTTCAAGTATCAAATCTGAACCCCAACTTCAGTACACATAAAAACCAAGACGAAAAGTAATATCCCATTTCATGAATTTATGAGTATTATGCAAATCAAACTGAGGGAAATGTcaatatcttaaaatttaacataGTGTAAGGATTGTTTTCAAAGATACGGGCAGTGGTTCTATTCAGGAATGCTTTGCCTGTGTACACACGAAACGAAACTCCAGTAACATGATATACCACTGCCAAGAAAGTTACCTGCACAAAGACACAGTCTGCAATTTCATCCTCCACAGATATGTCTCCTCTAGCCAAAATCTTTTGTTGCACCTAAAATAAGTTGGAAGCAGTCACAATAAAGATCTCCTGGTGGTCCTGTGTAAATTTGACAGTCTAAAGCAACAAACCTTTTCCAGATAACCATCCACAGCTTCATCAGAAATAGAAGGATCGACTATGAAATCAAAGAGTTCTCGAATTGTCATAACAGCTACACCATGTTTTTTAAAGAAATCCTGCATGTCACCAATGCGCAATTAACTCATACTGCTGATACTAAGCCGAAAAATGAAAGTCTGATTTACTTGAGCTATGCCTCCTctcattattaaaatttcttctttaatgATAAGAAAAAACTCTTATTACTGATTATAAACGTTTTTGTTGGATATTTTCATAAAGAACATACTGAAACATGAAGACAATCTTCACGAAGGAAATCGAGGGCATGGGGATGGTCAAGATCAACTGATTGAGAGACATCTATAATATACAAGTGACCCTGCAAATCACAAGATAAATCTAGATGTTCACCAAGTGCACATGGAATCAATTGAATATTAGGAAAGAAAAGGATGAACATATATGCGCatgcacatacacacacacacccacctCAAAATAAAGTATATTATACTCGCTGAGGTCTCCATGCACCAGTTTGCACTTCTGATATAGTGTCCGCATTGCAATAATCATCTGAAATAGAATGCAGAAAATACTTTATCATTTAAACACGATTGCAAAATAATACATGGTCTTTTTCAATTGCCAAAAGAAAGTTATCATAGAAGCATTTGCTCCACCATCTCATATGGCAGAAACCACTAAACTAATTTAAACCCCGGCCCCCACGGGGGCCATGTGGGAACCTCCTAGAAATCAGGTTCCACTTTACACAACCCAGAATTCCTGAAGAATGGCTAAAAAAATATGGACACACCTCCACATAACCTTCACATAACCTGTCCAGAGATAAAACAGCATCCTTAAGACGAGGTGCAGCCCAACCTGCTTTTCCTGTGCAAGCATAAAGACCAAAATTCAA
This is a stretch of genomic DNA from Carya illinoinensis cultivar Pawnee chromosome 15, C.illinoinensisPawnee_v1, whole genome shotgun sequence. It encodes these proteins:
- the LOC122296409 gene encoding serine/threonine-protein kinase RIO1-like — translated: MAYMEVKPVDLEEEKEKEEDEEEPSWSSDSEVGDTLDWLDSKDDDQAVGGNFMINSWRPNAHGGRHSRHNTSTLQPLSNRNQRFTHHIRASPLEEWEGRLNVGMSNSVTTAIRESVRDMAIGKTKTTEKADRATVEQAIDPRTRMVLFKMLNRGVFHDINGCISTGKEANVYHATRSNGQELAIKVYKTSVLVFKDRDRYVQGDYRFRYGYCKHNPRKMVKTWAEKEMRNLMRLKAAGIRCPTPILLRLHVLVMEFIGKAGWAAPRLKDAVLSLDRLCEGYVEMIIAMRTLYQKCKLVHGDLSEYNILYFEGHLYIIDVSQSVDLDHPHALDFLREDCLHVSDFFKKHGVAVMTIRELFDFIVDPSISDEAVDGYLEKVQQKILARGDISVEDEIADCVFVQSFIPKTLEHVKNAEEDVQRITSGQDTGDMYYQTITGLKHALSIAQRTPIEKEADPGKDSSVNPAAQSSPLTSVIESQDVSDEENSSDTEGSSSSETELEVPVDKKAARKENKKKVKEEKREARKSKVPKAVKKRKKKLAKAHKTR